One Phaseolus vulgaris cultivar G19833 chromosome 11, P. vulgaris v2.0, whole genome shotgun sequence genomic window carries:
- the LOC137832762 gene encoding ADP-ribosylation factor GTPase-activating protein AGD5, whose translation MNEKANVSKELNAKHKKILEGLLKLQENKECADCKAKGPRWASVNLGIFICMQCSGIHRSLGVHISKVRSATLDTWLPEQVAFIQSMGNEKANSYWEAELPPNYDRVGIENFIRAKYEEKRWVARNEKPKSPSSFREEKSPSHWQRPVERVGHSYAAVSENNFEDRKKIQPSNAIPATRICVPAPPKGPDLVTPVAKPQNVDKVEPVAPALQVETSKQTTDTTPNSSSKVDFSTDLFDMLSMDDPNEKGSGAAETVADDNNWAGFQSATEALSAEKTDTTKSVDGTPQSTSGIEDLFKDSPSVTPSLTPENPQKDVKNDIMSLFEKGNVASPFAMHQQQLAMLAQQQTLLMAAAAKSGGVDSKYLANLQQQQSLLMAAAAKSAGGDSKFPAGIQQPGSNIPVQSWPAAGYSIPGIVPMGSQEDLQKLMQTMNLTAAHSAGSSVQYPQSSYYAMGQVAPVNGSSTTTGASKPQSASPVSPAYPVSSTTSKTGSDYDFSSLTQGMFAKH comes from the exons ATGAACGAGAAGGCCAACGTCTCCAAAGAGCTCAACGCCAAACACAAGAAG ATATTGGAAGGACTTCTTAAACTACAAGAGAATAAGGAATGTGCTGACTGCAAAGCCAA AGGCCCAAGATGGGCTAGTGTCAATCTTGGCATCTTTATATGCATGCAGTGTTCTGGAATACATAGAAGTCTTGGGGTACACATATCAAAG GTTCGCTCGGCAACTTTGGACACCTGGCTTCCAGAGCAGGTTGCATTCATTCAAT CGATGGGAAATGAGAAGGCAAACAGTTACTGGGAAGCAGAATTACCCCCAAATTATGATAGAGTTGGAATTGAAAATTTCATTCGTGCAAA GTATGAAGAGAAGAGATGGGTTGCAAGGAATGAGAAACCAAAATCACCTTCTAGTTTTCGAGAAGAGAAAAGTCCTTCACATTGGCAAAGGCCTGTGGAAAGGGTTGGCCATAGTTATGCAGCTGTGTCTGAGAATAATTTTGAGGATAGGAAGAAAATCCAACCTTCAAATGCTATTCCTGCTACAAGAATTTGTGTTCCTGCTCCTCCCAAAGGGCCTGACCTG GTAACTCCCGTGGCAAAACCTCAAAATGTGGATAAAGTGGAACCTGTTGCACCAGCACTCCAAGTTGAAACTTCAAAACAGACTACTGACACCACACCAAATTCCTCTTCTAAAGTTGACTTTTCTACGGATCTTTTTGACATGTTATCTATGGATGATCCAAATGAAAAGGGCTCAGGTGCAGCTGAAACTGTTGCTGATGATAATAACTGGGCAGGTTTTCAGT CTGCTACAGAGGCATTGTCAGCTGAAAAGACTGATACCACAAAATCAGTTGACGGTACGCCTCAGTCCACTTCTGGAATTGAGGATTTATTTAAAGACTCACCTTCAGTTACACCAAGTTTAACTCCAGAAAACCCTCAAAAAGATGTAAAAAATGATATCATGAGCCTCTTTGAGAAG GGCAATGTGGCGTCTCCATTTGCAATGCATCAACAGCAGCTGGCCATGCTGGCACAACAACAGACTCTTCTAATGGCTGCTGCTGCTAAATCTGGTGGTGTGGATTCCAAGTACTTGGCCAACTTACAACAACAGCAGTCTCTTCTAATGGCTGCTGCTGCTAAATCTGCTGGTGGGGATTCCAAATTCCCGGCTGGTATACAACAACCTGGATCCAATATTCCTGTCCAAAGTTGGCCAGCTGCTGGCTACTCAATCCCAGGTATAGTGCCCATGGGAAGTCAGGAAGATTTGCAGAAACTAATGCAG ACAATGAACTTGACTGCAGCGCATTCAGCAGGGAGTTCAGTTCAGTATCCACAATCTAG TTACTATGCTATGGGGCAAGTTGCTCCAGTTAATGGTTCGTCGACAACGACAGGAGCAAGTAAACCTCAGTCGGCATCTCCGGTTTCACCAGCATATCCAGTATCATCGACCACCTCAAAGACAGGGAGCGATTATGATTTTTCCTCTTTAACACAAGGAATGTTTGCAAAGCACTAA
- the LOC137808338 gene encoding uncharacterized protein yields MDLIPAISKKISLVVQQERQLSIVVPAPSLHSLNSSRTTTCNFCGKYGHTEAVCFRKVGFPSGDVKTSKFSSTRKICTFCNRLGHSVDTCYKKHGFPPDYKSINRTSQANNMFTTNPSFESFSKEQDVKGIQLTPQQCQFLTNILRQQNLEDPAPHAQINQVGTFSADKITNTEQSSTGKFFSSLSAIKESWLVDSGATDHVCHNLSTFTTWTKIKPVLISLPNGQTVYATYSGLDNLTQERIGTVEATGGLYPVTTLPASNRSKPHNFAPLINCNITDKTLWHYRLGHPSHERLHVLRKQYPIPFYYY; encoded by the exons ATGGATCTCATTCCTGCCATATCCAAAAAAATTtccttggttgttcaacaagagagACAATTATCCATTGTTGTTCCTGcccctagtcttcatagtcttaacAGTAGTCGCACTactacatgcaatttttgtggtaagTACGGTCATACTGAAGCTGTTTGTTTTCGAAAGgtgggttttccttctggtgatgttaaaacctcaaagttttcttctaCTAGAAAAATTTGCACTTTTTGTAACCGTCTTGGCCACAGTGtcgacacctgttataaaaaaCATGGGTTTCCTCCTGACTACAAATCCATCAATAGGACATCCCAAGCCAACAATATGTTTACTACTAACCCTTCTTTTGAGTCTTTTTctaaagaacaggatgtaaaggggattcaacttacacCACAGCAGTGTCAATTCCTgaccaacattttgcgtcagcaaaaccttgaggatcctgcccctcacgctcaaattaatcaagtcggaACCTTCTCGGCGGATAAAATCACCAATACCGAGCAATCTTCAACGGGTAAGTTTTTCTCTTCATTATctgctataaaagaatcttggcttgttgattctggtgccactgatcatgtttgcCACAATCTGAGCACTTTTACTACTTGGACTAAAATcaaacctgtcttaattagtctcCCAAATGGtcaaactgtttatgccacatattctggttta gacaatctcacccaagagaggattggtacagttgaAGCCACTGGTGGCTTGTACCctgtcactaccttgcctgcttctaaTCGCTCTAAACCACATAATTTTGCTCCtcttattaattgtaatatcacggACAAAACATTGTGGCACTATAGACTGGGgcacccttcacatgaaagattacatgtcttacgCAAACAATACCCAATACCCTTTTATTACtattga